The genomic DNA CTCTGGCCGATCGTGCCTGGCGCCCCGCTGGTGCTGGTCGTGGGCATCGTAGCGCTGCTCGTCGCGGTGCTCTATCTCCGTCGGACGACACCCCTCCTGGACGCGGCGGGCACGGCCTTCGGGGTCCTTTACCCCGCGCTCCTGGCGAGCAGCCTCCTGGTCCTCCGTCTCTCCGAGGCGAGCGGACTCGCGGAGATCGATCGGTTCTGGCTGACCACGGCTGTGTTGTTCAGCATCTGGGGCGCTGACTCGTTCGCGTACCTCGCGGGACGAGCCTTCGGGCGGACACCTCTCTTTACGCGCGTATCCCCCAAGAAGACGTGGGAAGGGGCTGCAGGAGGCGCCGTCGGCGCGTTCGTGCTCGTTGCCGCGTTCAAGGTATGGGCGCTCGGGGACGCGATCTCCTGGGTGGATGTGGGCGTCATTGCGCTCGCCAGTGGCGTGCTGGGGCCGTTCGGGGA from Rubrivirga sp. SAORIC476 includes the following:
- a CDS encoding phosphatidate cytidylyltransferase; the encoded protein is MSNFTQRVLTALVGAVLVVGAVWLGGWVFAGLIACVAVAAQFELYGLVRAGGSEPLVGPGLVLGSCATLWPIVPGAPLVLVVGIVALLVAVLYLRRTTPLLDAAGTAFGVLYPALLASSLLVLRLSEASGLAEIDRFWLTTAVLFSIWGADSFAYLAGRAFGRTPLFTRVSPKKTWEGAAGGAVGAFVLVAAFKVWALGDAISWVDVGVIALASGVLGPFGDLAESHFKRSVGVKDSATWLPGHGGLLDRIDATLVAVPLIVVYFHLTRGLL